In one window of Duganella dendranthematis DNA:
- a CDS encoding DUF4197 domain-containing protein, whose protein sequence is MCISRRTIALLIPMSLLAASAYAISLSDLSNQDASSGLKAALETGSNAAVSKLGAEGGFLDNAKVRIPLPKILEQARPILKMTGKGQQLDDLVVQMNRAAESAVPMAKPLLIDAVKSMSISDAKNILTGGDTSVTDFFRAKTQDKLAVQFLPVVKKVTDRSGVATKYNAAMSLAPKMGMLAKDQATVEGYVTQRALDGLYTMIAEEEKAIRADPLGTGSKLIGKVFGALK, encoded by the coding sequence ATGTGTATATCCCGCCGTACGATCGCCCTGTTGATTCCGATGAGCCTGCTGGCCGCCAGCGCGTATGCGATCTCGCTGTCCGACCTCAGCAACCAGGATGCATCCAGCGGCCTGAAGGCGGCGCTGGAGACCGGCTCGAACGCCGCCGTCAGCAAGCTGGGCGCGGAAGGTGGCTTCCTCGACAACGCCAAGGTGCGCATCCCGCTGCCCAAGATCCTGGAGCAGGCGCGGCCGATCCTGAAGATGACCGGCAAGGGCCAGCAACTGGACGACCTGGTGGTGCAGATGAACCGCGCTGCCGAATCCGCCGTGCCGATGGCCAAGCCGCTGCTGATCGACGCCGTCAAGTCGATGTCCATCAGCGACGCCAAGAACATCCTGACCGGCGGCGACACTTCCGTTACCGATTTCTTCCGCGCCAAGACGCAGGACAAGCTGGCGGTGCAATTTCTGCCGGTGGTGAAGAAAGTCACCGACCGCTCCGGCGTCGCCACCAAGTACAACGCCGCCATGAGCCTGGCGCCGAAGATGGGCATGCTGGCCAAGGACCAGGCCACCGTCGAGGGCTACGTCACCCAGCGCGCGCTGGATGGCCTGTACACCATGATCGCTGAGGAAGAAAAAGCCATCCGCGCCGACCCGCTCGGCACCGGCAGCAAGCTGATCGGCAAAGTGTTCGGCGCCCTCAAGTAA
- a CDS encoding MDR family MFS transporter, with product MNTSIRKIYFGLVTMISLAALDQSIVATALPRIVSELGGVAHLSWVVTAYVLASTATMPLYGKLSDQYGRRPLLYTAIITFLVGSALCGLAQNMAELIAFRAIQGLGAGGFMPLAQIVIGDLVPPAERGKRQGSIAAVYALTSVLGPVLGGLLTDWLSWHWIFYVNLPIGAVALYLIAKSMPHDKPHNAHKIDYLGSVLLTGAITAALLVLALGGTEWPWKGQQVRWLGALAVLLAVVLVWHVRRVPEPVLPPDLFDNRVFNVASVVLALTFVGMMGSSVFFPLLFQLVMGVSPASSGLLTMPMMVGLVISSALGGRVLAKSGRYKPAQVVGLTLATLSFGVLAWGIAASAGYAVLEPAIFVLGMGLGLVMPNMTMAVQNALPAARRGVGTAMLGFFRSLGGLIGVTGSGAILAQQLHGQAANAANAALYRHAIGQIFGVGTVMVGLGLLMLAFLPEVPLATTTTVKR from the coding sequence ATGAATACCTCCATCCGTAAAATCTATTTCGGCCTGGTCACCATGATCAGCCTGGCGGCGCTCGACCAGAGCATCGTCGCCACCGCGCTGCCGCGCATCGTGTCCGAGCTGGGTGGCGTGGCCCACCTGTCGTGGGTGGTCACCGCCTACGTGCTGGCATCCACCGCCACCATGCCGCTGTACGGCAAGCTGAGCGACCAATATGGCCGCAGGCCGCTGCTGTACACCGCCATCATTACCTTCCTGGTCGGCTCGGCGCTGTGCGGGCTGGCGCAGAACATGGCCGAACTGATCGCCTTCCGCGCCATTCAGGGTCTGGGCGCGGGCGGCTTCATGCCGCTGGCGCAGATCGTCATCGGCGACCTGGTGCCGCCGGCCGAGCGCGGCAAGCGCCAGGGCAGCATCGCCGCCGTGTATGCGCTGACCAGCGTGCTGGGTCCGGTGCTGGGCGGGCTGCTGACCGACTGGCTGTCGTGGCATTGGATTTTCTACGTCAACCTGCCGATTGGCGCGGTGGCGCTGTACCTGATCGCCAAATCGATGCCGCACGATAAGCCGCACAATGCACACAAGATCGATTATCTCGGCTCCGTACTGCTGACCGGCGCTATTACGGCGGCGCTGCTGGTGCTGGCGCTGGGCGGCACAGAATGGCCGTGGAAAGGCCAGCAGGTCCGCTGGCTGGGTGCGCTCGCGGTGCTGCTGGCCGTGGTGTTGGTGTGGCATGTGCGGCGCGTGCCGGAGCCGGTGCTGCCGCCGGACCTGTTCGACAATCGGGTGTTCAACGTCGCCAGCGTGGTGCTGGCGCTGACCTTCGTCGGCATGATGGGTTCCAGCGTGTTCTTTCCGCTGCTGTTCCAGTTGGTGATGGGAGTGTCGCCGGCCAGCTCGGGTCTGCTGACCATGCCGATGATGGTGGGTCTTGTGATCTCGTCCGCGCTGGGCGGCCGCGTGCTGGCCAAGTCCGGCCGCTACAAACCGGCGCAGGTGGTCGGCCTGACGCTGGCCACGCTGTCGTTCGGCGTGCTGGCCTGGGGTATTGCCGCCTCGGCGGGCTACGCGGTCCTGGAGCCGGCTATCTTCGTGCTGGGCATGGGCCTCGGCCTGGTGATGCCGAATATGACAATGGCGGTGCAGAACGCCCTGCCCGCTGCGCGACGCGGTGTCGGCACGGCGATGCTGGGCTTTTTCCGCTCGTTGGGCGGGTTGATCGGCGTAACGGGTTCCGGCGCGATCCTGGCGCAGCAGCTGCACGGCCAGGCGGCCAATGCGGCCAACGCCGCGCTCTACCGTCACGCCATCGGCCAGATCTTCGGCGTCGGCACCGTGATGGTGGGATTAGGACTGCTGATGCTCGCCTTCCTGCCGGAAGTACCGCTGGCGACGACGACCACCGTCAAGCGCTAG
- a CDS encoding 3-(methylthio)propionyl-CoA ligase: MQSQVPLMGQMMDQPLLISTIIDFAARHYANSEIVSQRVEGDLHRYTFRDCQRRAKQLAQALQHLGVRMGERVATLAWNGYRHLEAYYAVSGSGAVLHTINPRLHPEQLAYICNHAEDQYLLFDFCFLPLVEAIAPHCKTVKGWILLGAADRMPDESKIPNLLCYEDLLAAQSGDYSWPVFDENAAATLCYTSGTTGNPKGALYSHRSTVLHAYASALPNVLNVSSRDAVMPVVPMFHVNAWGLPYSVPLSGAKMVFPGPALDGKSVYELMESEKVTFSAGVPTVWLGLINYCLQHQLKFSTFRRTVIGGSACPPAMMNTLIDEFGVEVIHGWGMTEMSPLGTTGGLLSRHMALPKEEQRKILQKQGHAIYGVDMKIVDELGAELPWDGVSAGDLLVKGPWIIASYFKHEGGDVLQDGWFPTGDVATIDPDGFMQITDRAKDVIKSGGEWIGTIDLENIAMSHPAVMQAACIGVFHPKWDERPLLVVVRRPGQEVSREQLLAHFDGKVAKWWLPDDVVFADALPVGGTGKIQKNKLREQFRDYRLPTS, from the coding sequence ATGCAATCACAAGTACCTCTGATGGGACAGATGATGGACCAGCCGTTGCTGATTTCCACCATCATCGACTTTGCCGCCCGCCACTACGCCAATAGCGAAATCGTCTCGCAGCGCGTCGAAGGCGACCTGCACCGCTACACATTCCGCGACTGCCAGCGGCGCGCCAAGCAACTGGCGCAGGCGCTGCAACACCTGGGCGTGCGCATGGGCGAGCGCGTGGCGACGCTGGCGTGGAACGGCTACCGTCACCTGGAAGCGTACTACGCCGTGTCCGGCAGCGGCGCCGTGCTGCACACCATCAACCCGCGCCTGCATCCGGAACAGCTGGCCTACATCTGCAACCACGCGGAAGACCAGTACCTGCTGTTCGATTTCTGCTTCCTGCCGCTGGTCGAGGCCATCGCGCCGCACTGCAAGACCGTCAAGGGCTGGATTTTGCTGGGTGCGGCCGACCGCATGCCGGACGAGAGCAAGATTCCCAACCTGCTGTGCTACGAAGACCTGCTGGCCGCGCAATCCGGCGACTACAGCTGGCCGGTGTTCGACGAAAACGCCGCCGCGACGCTGTGCTACACCTCCGGCACCACCGGCAATCCGAAAGGTGCGCTGTATTCGCACCGCTCGACCGTGCTGCACGCCTACGCCTCGGCCTTGCCGAACGTGCTCAACGTGTCGTCGCGCGACGCGGTAATGCCGGTGGTGCCGATGTTCCACGTCAACGCCTGGGGCCTGCCGTATTCGGTGCCGCTGTCGGGCGCGAAAATGGTGTTCCCCGGCCCGGCGCTGGACGGCAAATCCGTCTATGAGTTGATGGAAAGCGAAAAGGTGACGTTCTCGGCCGGCGTGCCGACCGTCTGGCTGGGCCTGATCAACTATTGCCTGCAGCATCAGCTGAAGTTTTCCACCTTCCGCCGCACCGTGATCGGCGGCTCGGCCTGTCCGCCGGCCATGATGAATACGCTGATCGACGAGTTTGGCGTGGAAGTCATCCACGGCTGGGGCATGACCGAGATGTCGCCGCTGGGCACGACCGGCGGGCTGCTGTCCAGGCACATGGCGCTGCCGAAAGAGGAGCAACGCAAGATCCTGCAGAAGCAGGGCCACGCCATCTACGGCGTCGACATGAAAATTGTCGACGAGCTGGGCGCGGAATTGCCATGGGACGGCGTCAGCGCCGGCGACTTGCTGGTGAAAGGGCCGTGGATCATCGCCAGCTATTTCAAGCACGAAGGCGGCGATGTGCTGCAAGACGGCTGGTTCCCGACCGGCGATGTCGCCACCATCGACCCGGACGGCTTCATGCAGATCACCGACCGCGCCAAGGACGTCATCAAGTCCGGCGGCGAGTGGATCGGCACGATCGACCTGGAAAACATCGCCATGTCGCACCCGGCGGTGATGCAGGCTGCCTGCATCGGCGTATTCCATCCAAAATGGGACGAGCGGCCGCTGCTGGTGGTGGTGCGGCGGCCGGGGCAGGAAGTGAGCCGCGAGCAGCTGCTGGCCCATTTCGATGGCAAGGTGGCCAAGTGGTGGCTGCCGGATGATGTGGTCTTTGCCGACGCCTTGCCAGTCGGCGGGACCGGCAAAATCCAGAAGAACAAGCTGCGCGAACAATTCCGAGATTATCGGCTACCGACCTCCTGA
- a CDS encoding chemotaxis protein CheD, with translation MQALFNTPVQRPAAGAAMPWAIPERADDGRRAPLQVAMGQLKLGARTDQLQALLGSCVGIALIWKKRGQCALAHCLLPECPQMADEFGARYVNQAVPSLLRLLGASEEDFADIEVVIAGGATMLNSCSSRLQIGQQNADAARKHLRKFGLNVSYCRIGGKCGRTLTIDCATCTYAVQEIVTNCSGATHA, from the coding sequence ATGCAAGCACTCTTCAACACTCCCGTACAACGGCCTGCGGCTGGCGCCGCGATGCCGTGGGCGATTCCGGAACGGGCAGACGACGGCCGGCGCGCACCGCTGCAAGTGGCCATGGGCCAATTGAAACTGGGCGCCCGCACCGATCAGTTGCAAGCGCTGCTGGGTTCCTGCGTTGGCATCGCGCTGATCTGGAAGAAACGCGGCCAGTGCGCGCTGGCGCACTGCCTGCTGCCGGAATGCCCGCAGATGGCCGACGAGTTTGGCGCGCGCTACGTCAACCAGGCCGTGCCATCGCTGCTGCGCCTGCTGGGCGCCAGCGAGGAGGACTTCGCCGATATCGAAGTGGTGATCGCCGGCGGCGCCACCATGCTGAACAGCTGCTCCAGCCGCTTGCAGATCGGCCAGCAAAACGCCGATGCGGCGCGCAAGCATCTGCGCAAGTTTGGATTGAACGTCAGCTATTGCCGCATCGGCGGCAAGTGCGGCCGCACGCTGACCATCGATTGCGCCACCTGCACCTACGCCGTGCAGGAAATCGTCACCAATTGCTCCGGAGCCACGCATGCCTGA
- a CDS encoding BolA family protein — translation MNQIQDTRLARIRAALEARLEPVELVVDDDSAAHAGHAGAASGGGHYNVRIVSLQFEGLKLVTRHRLVYDSVHDMMHKEIHALAITALAPSEV, via the coding sequence ATGAATCAGATTCAAGATACCCGTCTGGCCCGCATCCGCGCGGCGCTGGAAGCCAGGCTGGAACCAGTCGAACTGGTGGTCGACGACGACTCGGCAGCCCATGCCGGCCATGCCGGCGCGGCCTCTGGCGGCGGTCACTACAACGTCAGAATTGTTTCGTTACAATTCGAAGGGCTGAAACTCGTCACAAGACATCGACTCGTGTATGATTCCGTGCACGATATGATGCATAAAGAAATTCATGCATTGGCCATTACCGCGCTGGCGCCGTCTGAAGTATGA
- a CDS encoding CheR family methyltransferase, which yields MEATGFSPATLSALIALVRKHTGIAMTERKSVLLERRLRPRVQALNLGSYQAYLDKVEQDRAEVPHFIDLVTTNDTLFFRTPQVWDYVEKEFLPQWWAAHPGKRLKVWSAASSSGEELYSMAILCEEFAAANAGFGYQIHATDISQQILALARDGQYTGRSVERIQSTHPDWVKKYFRPSANGLRVVDALKKNVELAQHNLLTPLKPAKQFDLVFLRNVLIYFDQEQQQTILQQARLSMASHAIMIVGESESITGLNTAYQFDRPMIYRME from the coding sequence ATGGAAGCCACCGGCTTTAGCCCTGCGACGCTGAGCGCGCTGATCGCGCTGGTGCGCAAGCACACCGGCATCGCCATGACCGAGCGCAAGAGCGTGCTGCTGGAGCGGCGCCTGCGCCCGCGCGTGCAGGCGCTTAACCTGGGCAGTTACCAGGCGTATCTGGACAAGGTGGAACAGGACCGCGCCGAGGTACCGCACTTTATCGATCTGGTGACCACCAACGACACGCTGTTCTTCCGCACGCCGCAAGTGTGGGATTACGTCGAGAAGGAATTCCTGCCGCAGTGGTGGGCCGCGCATCCGGGCAAGCGCCTGAAGGTGTGGTCCGCAGCCTCGTCCAGCGGCGAGGAACTGTATTCGATGGCGATTCTGTGCGAGGAATTCGCCGCGGCCAATGCCGGCTTCGGTTACCAGATCCATGCGACCGATATTTCGCAGCAGATTCTGGCGCTGGCGCGCGACGGCCAGTACACCGGCCGCTCGGTCGAGCGCATCCAGTCCACCCATCCGGACTGGGTCAAAAAGTATTTCCGCCCAAGCGCCAACGGCTTGCGGGTAGTCGATGCACTGAAAAAAAACGTGGAGTTGGCCCAACATAACCTGCTGACTCCTTTGAAGCCCGCCAAACAGTTTGACTTGGTGTTCCTGCGCAATGTCCTGATTTATTTCGATCAGGAACAGCAGCAGACCATCCTCCAGCAAGCGCGTTTGAGTATGGCATCCCACGCAATCATGATTGTGGGCGAATCCGAATCGATCACTGGCCTCAACACCGCCTACCAGTTCGACCGGCCGATGATTTATCGAATGGAATAG
- a CDS encoding methyl-accepting chemotaxis protein, whose protein sequence is MFNSITIRTRLIATMSVIGILMLVLGVLSIFGMNTVNFALKDVYSNQMASTIALGNAKNFLNRSRFVIDRGVFHPEAPDLEKTLSRAEGFLNDSDKSWKGYLALPLGDEEKVLANDLNAKRTLYRAELVALITALRAKDADKIENLSMKTLSAQFGIFDAASVKLEDYQLTSAKHHYDDSQSFFSTFTKGYTVALVFGAALIIFSAIRLLSAILRPLEHALGHFDQIAAGNLSNQIDVSRNDEMGKLMKGLTKMQDQMSSTVSSIRTGSSAIATASAEIASGNLDLSRRTENQAAALEETASSLEELTSTVRQNADNARQANQLALSAQDVAGKGGQLVSQVVDTMGNINTSSRKIADIIGVIDGIAFQTNILALNAAVEAARAGEQGRGFAVVATEVRNLAQRSAAAAKEIKELITESVSQVDAGNQLVDRAGATMNDIVSSVERVTSIMTEIMVAGEEQSEGINQINQAIVSMDEVTQQNAALVEEAAAAANAMQEQAAQLEEMVSTFKLDTNTTQRLGGGNRPALRSPALALGQ, encoded by the coding sequence ATGTTCAATAGCATAACCATTCGCACGCGCCTGATCGCGACCATGTCCGTCATCGGTATCTTGATGCTGGTGCTCGGTGTCCTCAGCATCTTCGGCATGAATACCGTCAACTTCGCCCTGAAGGACGTGTATTCGAATCAGATGGCTTCGACCATCGCACTGGGCAACGCCAAGAATTTCCTCAACCGCTCGCGTTTTGTCATCGATCGCGGCGTGTTCCATCCGGAGGCGCCGGACCTCGAAAAAACCCTGTCGCGCGCCGAGGGCTTCCTCAACGATTCTGACAAATCGTGGAAAGGCTATCTGGCGCTGCCGTTGGGCGATGAAGAGAAAGTGCTGGCCAACGACCTGAACGCCAAGCGCACGCTGTACCGCGCCGAACTGGTCGCCCTGATCACCGCGCTGCGCGCCAAGGACGCCGACAAAATCGAAAATCTGTCGATGAAAACCCTTTCGGCCCAGTTCGGCATTTTTGATGCCGCCTCAGTCAAGCTGGAAGACTACCAGCTGACTTCGGCCAAGCACCACTATGACGACAGCCAGTCCTTCTTCTCGACCTTTACCAAGGGCTACACCGTGGCGCTGGTATTCGGCGCGGCGCTGATCATCTTCTCGGCCATCCGCCTGCTGAGCGCCATCCTGCGTCCGCTGGAACACGCACTGGGCCACTTCGACCAGATCGCCGCCGGCAATTTGTCGAACCAGATCGACGTCTCGCGTAACGATGAAATGGGCAAGCTGATGAAGGGCCTGACCAAAATGCAGGACCAGATGTCCAGCACCGTCAGCAGCATCCGCACCGGCAGCAGCGCGATTGCCACCGCCAGCGCGGAAATCGCTTCGGGCAATCTGGACCTGTCGCGCCGCACCGAGAACCAGGCCGCCGCACTGGAAGAAACCGCATCGTCGCTGGAAGAACTGACCTCGACCGTGCGTCAGAACGCCGACAACGCCCGTCAAGCCAATCAACTGGCGCTGAGCGCGCAGGACGTGGCAGGCAAGGGCGGCCAGTTGGTGTCGCAGGTGGTGGACACCATGGGCAACATCAACACCTCGTCGCGTAAGATTGCCGACATTATTGGCGTGATCGATGGCATCGCCTTCCAGACCAACATCCTGGCGCTGAATGCAGCGGTGGAAGCGGCCCGTGCCGGCGAACAAGGCCGTGGTTTCGCAGTGGTGGCGACTGAAGTGCGTAATCTGGCGCAGCGTTCGGCTGCGGCAGCCAAGGAAATCAAGGAACTGATTACGGAGTCGGTGTCGCAGGTTGATGCTGGTAATCAGCTGGTCGATAGGGCCGGCGCCACGATGAATGACATCGTCAGCAGCGTGGAGCGCGTGACCAGCATCATGACCGAGATCATGGTCGCCGGCGAAGAGCAAAGCGAAGGCATCAACCAGATCAACCAGGCCATCGTGTCGATGGACGAAGTGACGCAGCAGAATGCGGCGCTGGTGGAAGAGGCGGCAGCAGCAGCCAACGCGATGCAGGAGCAGGCGGCGCAGCTGGAAGAGATGGTCAGCACCTTCAAGCTGGACACCAACACCACGCAGCGTCTCGGCGGCGGCAACCGTCCGGCCTTGCGCAGTCCGGCACTGGCGCTGGGCCAGTAA
- the msrB gene encoding peptide-methionine (R)-S-oxide reductase MsrB: MSNKVVKPDAEWRDQLDPMEYQVTRHAATERAFTGKFWDHHEHGTYTCVCCNTPLFRSDAKFDSGCGWPSYFEPIDPANVIEKVDRTHGMLRTEIICAVCDAHLGHVFPDGPPPTGLRYCINSASLRFDPQD, encoded by the coding sequence ATGAGCAATAAAGTTGTCAAACCCGACGCCGAATGGCGCGACCAGCTGGACCCGATGGAGTACCAAGTCACGCGTCACGCCGCCACCGAACGTGCTTTTACCGGCAAATTCTGGGATCATCATGAGCACGGCACTTACACCTGCGTCTGCTGCAACACGCCGCTGTTCCGTTCCGACGCCAAGTTTGATTCCGGCTGCGGCTGGCCGAGCTACTTTGAACCGATCGATCCGGCCAATGTGATCGAGAAGGTTGACCGTACGCATGGTATGCTGCGCACCGAAATCATTTGCGCCGTATGCGATGCCCACCTTGGCCACGTGTTCCCGGACGGTCCGCCGCCAACCGGGCTGCGCTATTGCATCAACTCGGCGTCCTTGCGCTTTGACCCACAAGACTAA
- a CDS encoding chemotaxis protein CheW, whose protein sequence is MEIKQVREIIDLSVGELTRPPGLPGFMRGMLNLRQQMVSVIDLRSLYQMAPLEDSGLAKILVVERGDECYGLMVDAVENIMTIEDSHRFGAPKMMRNASAQGDPRSEMDEVIDIGEGDARRTLSVFQCDRLLERLAREIPALAA, encoded by the coding sequence GTGGAAATCAAGCAGGTGCGCGAGATTATCGACCTCAGCGTGGGTGAGCTGACCCGGCCGCCCGGCCTGCCCGGCTTTATGCGCGGCATGCTGAACCTGCGGCAGCAGATGGTCAGCGTGATCGACCTGCGCAGCCTGTACCAGATGGCGCCGCTGGAAGACAGTGGGCTGGCGAAGATCCTGGTGGTGGAGCGCGGCGACGAATGTTACGGCCTGATGGTGGACGCGGTGGAAAACATCATGACCATCGAGGACAGCCACCGTTTCGGCGCCCCCAAGATGATGCGCAACGCCAGCGCGCAAGGCGATCCGCGTAGCGAAATGGACGAAGTGATCGACATCGGCGAAGGCGATGCGCGCCGCACGCTGAGCGTGTTCCAGTGCGACCGTCTGCTGGAACGGCTGGCGCGCGAAATCCCGGCGCTGGCGGCGTGA
- a CDS encoding foldase protein PrsA has product MMLKPARLMLALIAMVAVPAFAQNAATVNGKAIPAARVDQMVKQVVAQGQQPDSPQLRDMVKKELIGREVLLQEADKQGYGKKPDVTAAIDNARQSIIINAMLADYVKKNPVSDAEIKAEYDKYKAAMGGTEYHSRHILVATEQEAKDIIAKLKGGAKFEELAKVSKDGSAANGGDLGWMTPGKLVKPFADAMVALKNGEITQTPVKTEFGYHVIKMEESRPVKLPSLEEVKPQVAEALQQRKIVAYREELVKKAKVQ; this is encoded by the coding sequence ATGATGTTGAAGCCAGCCCGTCTGATGTTAGCCCTGATCGCCATGGTTGCCGTCCCAGCGTTCGCGCAAAATGCCGCGACCGTGAATGGCAAGGCGATTCCTGCCGCCCGCGTCGATCAAATGGTCAAGCAAGTGGTAGCCCAGGGTCAGCAGCCTGATTCGCCGCAACTGCGCGACATGGTCAAGAAAGAACTGATCGGCCGCGAAGTACTGCTGCAGGAAGCCGATAAACAGGGTTATGGCAAGAAGCCTGATGTAACCGCTGCGATCGACAACGCCCGTCAAAGCATTATTATCAATGCGATGCTGGCTGATTACGTAAAGAAAAATCCGGTATCGGATGCGGAAATCAAAGCTGAATACGACAAATATAAAGCAGCCATGGGCGGCACCGAATATCACTCGCGTCATATTCTGGTTGCAACCGAACAGGAAGCCAAAGATATTATCGCCAAGCTGAAAGGCGGCGCTAAATTCGAAGAACTGGCCAAAGTATCGAAAGACGGTTCGGCTGCCAATGGCGGCGATCTGGGCTGGATGACGCCAGGCAAATTGGTGAAACCATTCGCTGACGCCATGGTCGCACTGAAAAACGGTGAAATCACCCAGACCCCAGTGAAAACCGAATTCGGCTATCACGTAATCAAAATGGAAGAATCCCGTCCTGTAAAACTGCCTTCGCTGGAAGAAGTCAAACCGCAAGTCGCCGAAGCGCTGCAACAGCGCAAGATCGTCGCCTACCGCGAAGAGCTGGTGAAGAAAGCCAAAGTCCAGTAA
- a CDS encoding septation protein A, whose translation MKFLFDLIPVLLFFGSYKLAGWNAEATQHFINTHMSGMISGGSVTAEQSPIVIATLVGILATMAQIAWIKLRGRKVDGILWLSLGMFVVFGGLTIYLHDEDFIKWKLSIVYWLFAGALLVSDLVFKKNLMRKSMGEIIELPEQIWTRLNLAWIAFFTFMGVLNWYLAFVLFKGDTDSWVSFKAFGATAIMFVFIVAQTVYLSRHMKDQA comes from the coding sequence ATGAAATTCCTGTTCGACCTGATCCCCGTCCTGCTGTTCTTCGGCTCCTATAAGCTGGCTGGCTGGAACGCCGAAGCGACGCAGCACTTCATCAACACCCACATGAGCGGCATGATTTCCGGCGGTTCCGTCACCGCCGAGCAGTCGCCCATCGTCATCGCCACGCTAGTCGGCATTCTGGCGACGATGGCGCAGATTGCCTGGATCAAGCTGCGCGGGCGCAAGGTCGACGGGATTTTATGGCTGTCGCTGGGTATGTTCGTCGTCTTCGGCGGCCTGACCATTTATTTGCACGACGAAGACTTCATTAAATGGAAGCTCAGTATTGTGTACTGGCTGTTTGCCGGCGCGCTGCTGGTCAGCGACCTGGTATTCAAAAAGAACCTGATGCGCAAGTCGATGGGCGAAATCATCGAATTGCCGGAGCAGATCTGGACCCGCTTGAATCTGGCCTGGATCGCCTTCTTCACCTTTATGGGTGTATTGAACTGGTATCTGGCGTTTGTGCTGTTCAAAGGCGATACCGATTCCTGGGTCAGTTTTAAAGCATTCGGCGCCACCGCCATCATGTTTGTGTTTATCGTGGCACAAACCGTTTATTTGTCGCGTCACATGAAAGACCAGGCATGA
- a CDS encoding peptidylprolyl isomerase, protein MTFKPAKLLIALLVVAVPAFAQNVAVVNGKAIPTSRVDAVVKQVVAQGQQPDSPQLRDLIKKDLIGREVMMQEAEKQGYGKKDDVKTAIENARQAIIINAMIADYVKKNPVSDADIKAEYDKFVAQAGDKEYHVRHILLGTEAEANDVIAKIKGGAKFEELAKLSKDTGSAANGGDLDWASPSSFPPVFSQAFVALGKGQVTEKPVQTPNGFHVIKVDDIRPAKLPTLEEVKPQIAEALTQKKLQAYQEELVKKAKVQ, encoded by the coding sequence ATGACCTTTAAGCCAGCCAAGTTGCTGATTGCACTTCTCGTTGTCGCCGTACCAGCTTTTGCGCAAAACGTTGCCGTCGTAAATGGCAAGGCGATCCCGACCTCGCGCGTGGACGCGGTGGTTAAGCAAGTCGTGGCCCAGGGCCAGCAGCCGGATTCGCCGCAGCTGCGCGATCTGATCAAGAAAGACCTGATCGGCCGCGAAGTGATGATGCAGGAAGCGGAAAAGCAAGGTTATGGCAAGAAAGACGACGTCAAGACCGCGATAGAAAACGCGCGTCAGGCCATCATCATCAACGCCATGATCGCTGACTACGTCAAGAAAAATCCGGTATCGGACGCCGACATCAAGGCTGAGTACGACAAATTCGTTGCCCAGGCTGGCGACAAGGAATACCACGTGCGCCACATCCTGCTGGGCACCGAAGCGGAAGCCAACGACGTGATCGCCAAGATCAAGGGCGGCGCCAAGTTTGAAGAGCTGGCCAAGCTGTCGAAAGACACTGGCTCGGCTGCCAATGGCGGCGACCTGGACTGGGCCTCGCCTTCGTCGTTCCCACCAGTATTCTCGCAAGCGTTCGTCGCACTGGGCAAAGGCCAAGTGACCGAGAAGCCGGTGCAGACCCCGAACGGCTTCCACGTGATCAAAGTGGACGACATCCGTCCAGCCAAGCTGCCGACCCTGGAAGAAGTCAAACCGCAAATCGCGGAAGCGCTGACTCAGAAGAAACTGCAGGCGTATCAGGAAGAACTGGTAAAGAAAGCAAAAGTGCAGTAA
- a CDS encoding MarR family winged helix-turn-helix transcriptional regulator, translating into MSPDLSPQAIALADELRTALHHVFRRLRQESDNDPSGLTLQQKMLISTISRQPGIGVAELARQEKLRGPTMSGHIKALEALNLVRRDAPDPDDRRRSGLLLTEHGTALLTEIRARRLDWLARRLSQLPPEGAAALRNALVYLNEIGE; encoded by the coding sequence ATGAGCCCAGACCTGTCCCCGCAAGCAATCGCCCTGGCCGACGAGTTGCGCACCGCCCTGCACCACGTATTCCGCCGCTTGCGCCAGGAGAGCGACAACGATCCGTCCGGGCTGACCTTGCAGCAGAAAATGCTGATTTCCACCATCAGCCGCCAGCCGGGCATCGGCGTGGCCGAGCTGGCGCGGCAGGAAAAGCTGCGCGGGCCGACCATGAGTGGCCACATCAAGGCGCTGGAAGCGCTCAACCTGGTCAGGCGCGACGCCCCGGATCCGGACGATCGCCGCCGCAGCGGCCTGCTGCTGACCGAGCACGGCACGGCGTTGTTGACGGAAATCCGCGCCCGGCGGCTCGACTGGCTGGCGCGGCGGCTGTCGCAGCTGCCGCCGGAAGGCGCGGCCGCACTGCGCAATGCCCTGGTGTACCTGAATGAAATCGGCGAATAA